A segment of the bacterium genome:
CAGGTCTGGCTGTTTCGGCCAGGCATAAACCGTAACAAGGAGAAGTAACATGGCCAAAGTGAAGAAGAGTTTCGAGGAGATCAACGAGCGGATCCGGTCCGGCAAGGCCGTTGTCCTCACCGCCGACGAGATGTCCGATCTCGTGGACGAGGTGGGGGCGGCCAAGGCTGCCAGCGAGGTGGATGTCGTCACCACAGGGACCTTTGGGATGATGTGCTCCTCGGGCGCCATGTTCAACTTCGGGCACACGAGTCCCAAGATCAAGTCGGAAAAGGTCTGGTTCAACGACGTACCCGCCTATGCGGGCCTGGCTGCCGTGGACACCTTTCTCGGTGCCACCGAACCCCGGGAGGACGATCCGTTAAACAGGGTCTATCCGGGCCGTTTCCCCTACGGGGGCGCCCACGTCATCGAGGACCTGGTAGCGGGCAGGAAGGTGGACATCCGGGTCACCGCTTACGGAACGGACTGCTATCCGTCCAGGAAGGCCGAACTTGAAAAGTCCCTGGACGAGATCCCCTATGCGGTGCTCTTAAACCCCCGGAACGGATACCAGAGCTACAACTGTGCCGTGAATATGGGTGAAAAGACGATCTATACCTACATGGGGGTCCTGAAGCCCGACGGCAGCAACGCCACCTACTGCAGCGCGGGACAGCTGTCTCCCCTCCTCAACGACCCCCTGTACCGGACTATCGGGCTGGGGACGAGGATCTTCCTGGGCGGTGGGGAGGGTTTTGTCATCTGGCACGGGACACAGCACAACCCCAACGCTCCGAGAGGGGAAAACGGGGTGGTCCGTACACCGGCCGGAACCCTCGCCGTCATGGGCGACCTCAAGGGGATGCAACAGCGGTACCTGAGGGGGGCCAGCATGCTGGGATACGGTATCACCCTGTTTGTCGGGCTGGGTATCCCTATCCCTATCCTCGACGAGGAGATGGCCCGCTTCACAGCCGTCAGGGACAAGGACATCTTCACCAATATCGTGGATTACGCGGAGGCCTATCCCCAGGGGACAGGCAAGACTCTCGGTGAGATCAGCTACGAGGAACTGCAAAGCGGCACGATCAGGTTCAACGGCAAGGAGATCACAACGGCGCCCCTTTCAAGCTACTCCATGGCACTGGAAATAGCCCGGGAACTCAAGCGGTGGATCCTCGAGGAACGGTTCATCCTCGGCGTTCCGCAAAAACCGCTGCCCGGTCCAAGGGCATGACCGATGATGCTTCGTGCCGGTTTTGGCAACAGGGATTATCGTGAAGGCCCGGCTCCCGGGGGGCTGGTGTCTTTCAGGGCAGTGGTTGATGAGACGGACCTGTGGATCGCCGCCCGTGAGAATCTCACCGCCGCTGCCCTTGCGTCCATCAGGAAACACCGGGCCGGTGTGGAAGAGTACATCGGTGAGCATCCGGGTTTTGCCTCCGCCCTCAAGCCGTGGGTCGTCAAGGTGCCTCACGGGTCGCTGGTGAGCCGCATGACCGAAGCTGCTGCGGCAGTGGGTATAGGGCCCATGGCCGCGGTGGCCGGCACCATCGCCGAAGCGGTTGCACGGGACCTGAACCTGAGATCCGGGCAGGTCGTTGTTGAGAACGGCGGCGACCTGTACCTGATCGGGGGCCGCCCCAGGCGTATCGGGATCTGGGCCGGCAAATCGCCCCTGACCAACCGGGTGGGCCTTGAAGTCGTCCCGGGTGGCGGGATAGCCGTGTGCACCTCGTCGGGAACGGTGGGGCCGTCCCTGAGTTTCGGAAAGGCCGACGCCGCGGTTGTGATCTCACGATCGGGCGCTCTTGCCGACGCCGCTGCCACCGCATTGGGAAACCGGGTCAACGGCCCCGGCGATGTGGAGTCTGCCCTGGACTGGGCCATGTCGGTCACAGGAATTACCGGAGCTGTCGTAGTCCTGGGCAGCACTATCGGAGCCAAGGGGCAAGTGGAACTCGTTCCACTCGCTGATCCAAAATCCAAGATCCAAGATCCAAAATCCAAAATCCAAGATTCAAAATCCAGGATCCAAAATCCAAAATAGGATCTTCGGTGTGGTTGCCTGCCCTGGATCTGGTATTTTGGATGTATAAATTTCACGCTGAATAAGAGGAAATTTATTATGGAAAAGACAATTATAGTCCGCTTCACCAAACAAACCTGGAACACACCCGTCATCCACGGTCTTTCCAGGAAAGCCGACCTGGTCTTCAATATCCTCGAGGCCAAGGTCCTGCCGCGCCAGGAGGCCTATGCCATCATGAATCTGGAAGGGACCGCGGTGGAGTACGCCAAGGGGATCGAGTATCTCAAGTCGTGCAACGT
Coding sequences within it:
- a CDS encoding homocysteine biosynthesis protein → MAKVKKSFEEINERIRSGKAVVLTADEMSDLVDEVGAAKAASEVDVVTTGTFGMMCSSGAMFNFGHTSPKIKSEKVWFNDVPAYAGLAAVDTFLGATEPREDDPLNRVYPGRFPYGGAHVIEDLVAGRKVDIRVTAYGTDCYPSRKAELEKSLDEIPYAVLLNPRNGYQSYNCAVNMGEKTIYTYMGVLKPDGSNATYCSAGQLSPLLNDPLYRTIGLGTRIFLGGGEGFVIWHGTQHNPNAPRGENGVVRTPAGTLAVMGDLKGMQQRYLRGASMLGYGITLFVGLGIPIPILDEEMARFTAVRDKDIFTNIVDYAEAYPQGTGKTLGEISYEELQSGTIRFNGKEITTAPLSSYSMALEIARELKRWILEERFILGVPQKPLPGPRA
- a CDS encoding UPF0280 family protein, encoding MMLRAGFGNRDYREGPAPGGLVSFRAVVDETDLWIAARENLTAAALASIRKHRAGVEEYIGEHPGFASALKPWVVKVPHGSLVSRMTEAAAAVGIGPMAAVAGTIAEAVARDLNLRSGQVVVENGGDLYLIGGRPRRIGIWAGKSPLTNRVGLEVVPGGGIAVCTSSGTVGPSLSFGKADAAVVISRSGALADAAATALGNRVNGPGDVESALDWAMSVTGITGAVVVLGSTIGAKGQVELVPLADPKSKIQDPKSKIQDSKSRIQNPK